One window from the genome of [Mycobacterium] stephanolepidis encodes:
- a CDS encoding SDR family NAD(P)-dependent oxidoreductase, whose product MKFTEIQIDGAVALVTGGARGIGLSIAHRLAREGARVVIADLDGDAAALAAREIGSDARGFALDVGESDDYRCVVAEVEDTVGPIDIVVNNAGIMPVGPLLEESRGVAEATMRVNFWSHYISYQVLAPRMIARGRGHFINVTSAAGAIHSPGLASYVASKHAATGFARSAREELVGTGVTISTVMPAAVRTQLVDGIPFKWWEKLGIIPPSWVARDAVGTVRNRPAVVGSPRGTVLALRLQHLIPEWLWLLGRRVVNADRTVGPVDRSARSEYDGRIDRQVEATI is encoded by the coding sequence ATGAAGTTCACCGAGATTCAGATCGACGGCGCCGTGGCGTTGGTCACCGGCGGCGCGCGCGGTATCGGGCTGTCTATCGCCCACCGGCTGGCGCGTGAGGGCGCACGGGTGGTCATCGCCGACCTCGACGGTGACGCCGCTGCCCTGGCTGCGCGGGAGATTGGTTCGGATGCAAGAGGTTTCGCGCTGGATGTGGGCGAGTCCGATGACTATCGGTGTGTTGTCGCCGAGGTTGAGGACACCGTCGGGCCGATCGACATCGTGGTGAACAACGCGGGCATCATGCCTGTGGGACCGCTGTTGGAAGAGTCCCGGGGTGTGGCCGAGGCCACGATGCGCGTCAACTTCTGGAGCCACTACATCTCCTATCAGGTGCTCGCCCCGCGGATGATAGCCCGGGGCAGAGGGCATTTCATCAATGTGACATCGGCGGCGGGCGCCATTCATTCACCGGGCCTGGCCAGTTACGTCGCCTCGAAGCATGCCGCCACCGGGTTCGCGCGCAGCGCCCGCGAGGAGCTGGTCGGTACCGGCGTGACCATCTCGACAGTCATGCCGGCGGCCGTCCGCACCCAGCTCGTCGACGGTATTCCGTTCAAGTGGTGGGAGAAACTGGGCATCATTCCCCCCAGCTGGGTGGCACGCGACGCGGTCGGGACCGTGCGCAACCGGCCGGCAGTGGTCGGTTCCCCGCGAGGTACGGTCCTCGCGCTGCGGTTACAGCATCTGATTCCCGAGTGGCTGTGGCTGCTGGGCCGGCGGGTCGTGAATGCGGACAGGACGGTCGGACCGGTAGACCGGAGCGCCCGCAGCGAGTATGACGGCCGAATCGACCGGCAGGTCGAGGCGACGATATGA
- a CDS encoding alpha/beta hydrolase translates to MTANVVPLHPERLELTRSERGSLTVLLRLGRLAIRLFAYPVIALWARFPYLPWPYRVIDLAAVVLRPVRGVRRVRVRLTHCEAELMSAGGGSSHGAMLFLHGGAFVVGGLNTHRRLVSRIVTSAGVTSLAVNYRKLPGHPVSSAVEDALDGYRYLIDMGYQPSEIVIAGDSAGGFLALAASLIAQRRGLESPGALVCISPLVQRDPAGKLVLAAQSNDPLFPRAALIAMERLMMSGETATAGLRVLDSFVEGAAATLACLPPTLLQVGSDEILRPDAEFAAARLAEAGVPVELQIWRNQVHDFQIAADVLPDARAAVGEISAFVRAHVGRQVA, encoded by the coding sequence ATGACGGCCAACGTGGTGCCGCTGCATCCGGAGCGTCTGGAGCTCACTCGCTCCGAGCGAGGCTCGCTGACGGTTCTGTTGCGATTGGGACGGTTGGCCATCCGCCTCTTCGCGTATCCGGTGATTGCGCTGTGGGCACGCTTTCCGTATTTGCCGTGGCCGTACCGAGTCATCGACCTCGCGGCGGTCGTGCTGCGGCCCGTTCGGGGAGTGCGTCGTGTCCGGGTGCGGCTCACCCACTGCGAGGCCGAGCTCATGTCTGCCGGAGGCGGTTCGTCACACGGCGCCATGCTCTTTCTGCATGGCGGGGCATTTGTGGTCGGGGGACTGAACACGCACCGCAGGCTGGTCTCGCGCATTGTCACGAGTGCGGGCGTCACCTCGCTTGCCGTCAACTACCGCAAGCTGCCGGGGCACCCGGTCTCCTCGGCGGTCGAAGACGCGCTCGACGGTTACCGATACCTCATCGACATGGGCTACCAGCCTTCGGAGATCGTCATCGCCGGGGATTCCGCGGGTGGATTTCTTGCCCTGGCCGCGAGTCTGATCGCGCAGCGTCGCGGGCTGGAATCGCCCGGCGCCCTGGTGTGCATTTCGCCTCTGGTGCAGCGTGACCCGGCAGGCAAGCTCGTGCTGGCCGCGCAATCCAACGACCCGTTGTTCCCGCGGGCGGCGCTGATCGCGATGGAGCGCCTCATGATGTCGGGGGAGACGGCCACCGCCGGACTCAGGGTCCTCGACAGCTTCGTCGAGGGCGCCGCGGCCACGCTGGCTTGCCTACCGCCAACACTTCTTCAGGTGGGCAGCGACGAGATCCTGCGCCCTGACGCCGAATTCGCGGCTGCTCGGCTCGCCGAGGCCGGAGTGCCTGTCGAACTGCAGATATGGAGGAATCAAGTGCACGATTTCCAGATCGCCGCGGATGTGCTCCCCGATGCGAGGGCGGCCGTGGGGGAGATCTCGGCGTTCGTCAGGGCTCATGTTGGACGGCAGGTCGCATGA
- a CDS encoding ABC1 kinase family protein, whose product MPLRAKRAAALGKVVAGHAVRSAITTAMKPVSADVAARRDADILRFADDLVAVAGSMKGAAQKLGQLLSVVDVGITSTSARDEFTARLAPLFDNAPRIPDETMHGALERELGELRARIVSLDAGAIASASIGQVYRGQLDDGRMVAVKIQYPDIASKVRADLKNLQLVTKLAAKKMPASNTQAIVAEVQRQMMKEVDYRAELAHHQRIFDAFQGHPAWRIPEPIAQLCTEHVLVTEYLDGMAFDGIAEQDQPVRDLAGEAIYRFYCGEMYRTGFFCADPHPGNIMLLPDGRVGFVDFGLCMDMDYEDAEVQRKVFRALLSGDDDQAFELAVAAGFLADPEAMERSAATEYIRAVSSWHLGDGILRMTPDIARRSVADAVLPSSRFYDGIRNQRLVETHAMARRTEMCVAALLGRLGAEAPWSAIAREYLGMADTATSMGRAIESWAQQR is encoded by the coding sequence ATGCCGCTGCGCGCGAAGAGGGCGGCGGCACTGGGAAAGGTTGTCGCCGGTCACGCCGTCCGCTCGGCGATAACGACGGCGATGAAACCGGTCTCGGCGGACGTCGCGGCCCGGCGGGACGCCGATATTCTGCGGTTCGCCGATGATCTGGTGGCCGTCGCGGGCTCGATGAAGGGCGCCGCGCAAAAACTTGGCCAGCTGCTTTCTGTGGTGGATGTGGGCATCACATCTACATCGGCCAGAGACGAGTTCACCGCCCGGCTTGCGCCCCTGTTCGACAATGCCCCAAGGATTCCCGACGAGACGATGCACGGGGCGCTGGAACGCGAGCTGGGTGAGCTGCGTGCCCGGATCGTGAGCCTCGATGCCGGTGCCATCGCCTCGGCCTCGATCGGGCAGGTGTACCGCGGCCAACTTGACGACGGCCGGATGGTCGCGGTCAAGATCCAGTACCCGGATATCGCGTCCAAGGTCCGAGCGGATCTGAAGAATCTTCAGCTGGTCACCAAGCTGGCGGCGAAGAAGATGCCGGCGAGCAACACCCAGGCCATCGTCGCGGAAGTGCAGCGGCAGATGATGAAGGAAGTGGATTACCGGGCCGAGCTGGCCCACCATCAGCGGATTTTCGATGCGTTCCAGGGGCATCCGGCGTGGCGCATCCCCGAACCGATCGCACAACTGTGCACCGAACATGTCCTGGTGACCGAGTACCTCGACGGTATGGCATTCGATGGCATTGCCGAACAGGATCAGCCGGTCCGGGACCTGGCGGGGGAGGCGATCTATCGCTTCTATTGCGGTGAGATGTACCGAACCGGATTCTTCTGCGCCGACCCACATCCCGGCAACATCATGTTGCTTCCCGACGGGCGGGTCGGTTTCGTGGACTTCGGACTGTGCATGGATATGGACTACGAGGACGCCGAGGTGCAGCGCAAGGTGTTTCGGGCGCTGCTCTCCGGAGATGACGACCAGGCATTCGAGCTTGCGGTGGCCGCGGGATTCCTGGCAGACCCGGAGGCCATGGAGCGTAGTGCCGCCACCGAGTACATCCGCGCGGTCAGTAGCTGGCATCTCGGAGACGGGATCTTGCGGATGACGCCGGATATCGCACGGCGCTCGGTTGCCGATGCCGTACTGCCGTCGTCCAGGTTCTATGACGGCATCCGCAATCAGCGTTTGGTGGAGACGCATGCGATGGCGCGGCGCACGGAAATGTGTGTGGCCGCACTCCTCGGCAGGCTCGGTGCAGAGGCGCCCTGGTCGGCGATTGCGCGCGAGTATCTCGGCATGGCCGACACCGCCACCTCCATGGGCCGCGCCATAGAAAGCTGGGCTCAACAGCGATAA
- a CDS encoding TetR/AcrR family transcriptional regulator, translating to MSGLADKRRQQIVDAAFSAFTENGYEQTSMSDIAARAGMGQGTVYRYVDSKREVLDLVFDYGVERLVDTLALDDFLEVVGGTGGIEERTDIIMEGGRRLYALVDQEPALLKLLTVQSAAADKELKQRVLGIQSMLDSYVQRGLDGGRRAGWLAEDAQNHAVLARLLPALVLPGFLLAQSRHDNPGTRERFVSTASQIAENGILREGVILESEAGHGATETVDSVHVPVPVASDRRNELLDAALGCFLSDGYHAVGVNEIVERLGVSHGTFYNYYQNKRDLLDALMVREFSAMEPVLSRPVGRLDARQDIEHALAQGFRNALEAVAGRLPALIFVCTEAAGVDPEALQSIIQFFRFASVRSEQSVYSMIGADRINPSIDTEFLGQAFVSLLVGAVTLIVDDDGRTDRIDEYARAITHFLLYGLNPAP from the coding sequence GTGTCCGGGCTTGCCGACAAACGCCGTCAGCAGATCGTCGACGCAGCCTTTTCGGCCTTCACCGAAAACGGTTACGAGCAGACCAGCATGTCCGATATAGCGGCTCGGGCGGGCATGGGGCAAGGCACCGTCTACCGATACGTCGACAGCAAGCGCGAGGTCCTCGACCTGGTCTTCGACTATGGCGTGGAACGCCTCGTCGACACCCTGGCGCTCGACGACTTTCTTGAAGTCGTCGGCGGAACCGGCGGCATCGAAGAACGAACCGACATCATCATGGAGGGCGGCCGCCGCCTCTACGCGCTGGTGGATCAGGAACCCGCACTGCTCAAACTCCTGACCGTCCAGTCGGCCGCCGCCGATAAGGAACTCAAGCAGCGAGTCCTCGGTATCCAGTCGATGCTCGACTCCTACGTGCAGCGAGGCCTGGACGGCGGCCGTCGGGCCGGATGGCTGGCCGAGGACGCACAGAACCACGCCGTGCTCGCGCGGCTGTTACCGGCCCTGGTGCTGCCCGGATTTCTGCTCGCCCAAAGCCGGCACGACAACCCCGGCACCCGAGAACGTTTCGTGAGTACCGCTTCACAGATCGCCGAGAACGGCATCTTGCGTGAGGGTGTGATCCTGGAGTCGGAAGCGGGCCACGGCGCGACGGAAACCGTTGATTCCGTTCATGTTCCGGTGCCTGTCGCGTCGGACCGCCGCAATGAACTTCTCGATGCGGCGCTCGGATGCTTCCTGTCCGATGGATATCACGCCGTCGGGGTGAACGAGATCGTCGAGCGGCTCGGGGTCAGCCACGGCACGTTCTACAACTACTACCAGAACAAACGCGACCTGCTCGATGCGCTGATGGTTCGTGAGTTCTCGGCCATGGAGCCCGTCCTGTCGCGTCCGGTAGGGCGATTGGATGCGCGTCAGGACATCGAACACGCTCTTGCTCAAGGATTTAGAAACGCGTTGGAGGCGGTCGCCGGACGGCTGCCCGCGTTGATCTTCGTGTGCACGGAGGCCGCCGGAGTGGATCCGGAAGCACTGCAGTCGATCATTCAGTTCTTCCGCTTCGCCTCGGTGCGTAGCGAGCAGTCCGTGTATTCGATGATCGGTGCCGACCGGATAAACCCGTCGATCGATACCGAGTTCCTCGGCCAGGCCTTTGTGTCGTTGCTGGTCGGTGCCGTCACCCTGATCGTCGATGACGACGGCCGGACTGACCGTATCGACGAGTACGCGCGGGCCATCACCCACTTTTTGCTTTATGGTCTGAATCCAGCGCCCTAG
- a CDS encoding response regulator transcription factor, whose product MTSVLIVEDEDSLADPLAFLLRKEGFEATIVNDGPSALAEFERAGADIVLLDLMLPGMSGTDVCKQLRAKSSVPVIMVTARDSEIDKVVGLELGADDYVTKPYSARELIARIRAVLRRGSDSEETTAGDGVLEAGPVRMDVDRHTVSVNGEAITLPLKEFDLLEYLIRNSGRVLTRGQLIDRVWGADYVGDTKTLDVHVKRLRSKIESDPANPVHLVTVRGLGYKLEG is encoded by the coding sequence ATGACCAGTGTCTTGATTGTTGAGGACGAAGACTCGCTGGCCGATCCACTGGCCTTCCTACTGCGCAAGGAGGGCTTCGAGGCGACCATCGTCAACGACGGGCCCTCAGCGCTCGCCGAATTCGAGCGCGCCGGTGCCGATATCGTGCTGCTGGACCTGATGCTGCCCGGAATGAGCGGTACCGACGTGTGCAAACAGCTGCGCGCCAAGTCCAGCGTTCCGGTGATCATGGTGACCGCACGCGACAGTGAGATCGACAAGGTCGTCGGGCTGGAACTCGGCGCCGACGACTACGTGACCAAGCCATACTCGGCGCGCGAGCTCATCGCCCGCATTCGCGCGGTGTTGCGCCGTGGATCGGATTCCGAAGAGACCACCGCGGGTGACGGTGTCTTGGAGGCCGGCCCGGTCCGCATGGATGTCGATCGGCACACGGTGTCGGTGAATGGGGAAGCGATCACTCTGCCGCTCAAGGAGTTCGACCTGCTCGAATACCTGATCCGAAACAGTGGACGGGTGCTCACCCGCGGCCAGTTGATCGACCGCGTGTGGGGGGCTGACTACGTCGGCGACACCAAGACTCTTGACGTGCACGTCAAGCGGCTGCGCTCCAAGATCGAGTCGGACCCGGCCAATCCGGTGCACCTGGTGACGGTGCGCGGCCTGGGCTACAAGCTGGAGGGCTGA
- a CDS encoding sensor histidine kinase: protein MTASSGSLVVIVTIAALVALAAGAALGAWYSRRSSTHRAARKGSQVAQSGLTVSQMLECIVAISPTGIVVVDKHQDVVLVNARARELGLVRDRQLDEQAWTAAQRTLATGEAVEVDLTTKPKAPGRAGFSLRGHVRRLSDADPRWAVIYVDDDSEHVRMEATRRDFVANVSHELKTPVGAMGVLAEALLESSDEPETVQHFGEQVLAESRRLGNMVTELIALSRLQGAEKLPDLEVVDVDFVVSEALSRSKVAAENADIAVTTDAPSGFEVRGDPTLLITAISNLVANAIAYSPHGSPVSISRRRRGDKIEIAVTDRGIGIAKEHQERVFERFFRVDKARSRDTGGTGLGLAIVKHVAANHNGAIKLWSQPGTGSTFTLSLPVYEDEDDAIEESADGPQADQPTPRKDATNQAPPHAPTSRLREERQATTREEHVRR from the coding sequence GTGACCGCCTCATCGGGCTCTCTGGTTGTGATCGTGACGATCGCAGCCCTCGTGGCGCTTGCTGCGGGTGCGGCGCTGGGCGCGTGGTACTCGCGCCGCTCCTCGACCCACCGCGCGGCCCGGAAAGGTTCGCAGGTAGCCCAGAGCGGTTTGACTGTTTCCCAGATGCTCGAGTGCATAGTCGCCATCTCACCGACTGGAATTGTGGTCGTCGACAAACATCAGGACGTCGTCCTGGTCAATGCCCGTGCGCGGGAGCTGGGCCTGGTACGCGACCGCCAGCTCGACGAGCAGGCATGGACCGCCGCCCAACGGACGCTGGCCACCGGTGAGGCCGTCGAAGTGGATCTGACCACCAAGCCGAAGGCGCCGGGTCGCGCGGGGTTCTCGCTGCGCGGGCATGTGCGCAGGCTCTCCGATGCCGATCCGCGCTGGGCGGTCATCTATGTCGACGACGACTCCGAGCATGTCCGCATGGAGGCCACCCGCCGCGATTTCGTGGCCAATGTCAGCCATGAGCTCAAGACGCCTGTCGGTGCGATGGGCGTGCTTGCCGAGGCGCTACTGGAATCCTCGGACGAACCCGAGACGGTGCAGCATTTCGGCGAGCAGGTTCTCGCGGAGTCCCGTCGCCTGGGCAATATGGTCACCGAACTCATCGCGCTCTCCCGGCTGCAGGGGGCCGAAAAACTTCCCGATCTGGAGGTCGTCGACGTCGACTTCGTGGTGTCCGAAGCGTTGAGCCGTTCCAAGGTGGCCGCCGAGAATGCCGATATCGCGGTCACCACGGACGCGCCCAGTGGCTTCGAGGTGCGCGGAGACCCCACACTGCTCATCACCGCGATCAGCAATCTGGTGGCCAACGCCATTGCCTACTCGCCGCACGGATCGCCGGTTTCGATCAGCCGCCGGCGCCGGGGCGACAAGATCGAGATTGCCGTCACCGACCGTGGCATCGGGATCGCCAAGGAACATCAGGAACGTGTCTTCGAACGGTTCTTCCGGGTGGACAAGGCGCGCTCCCGCGACACCGGCGGCACCGGGTTGGGTCTGGCGATCGTCAAGCATGTGGCGGCCAATCACAACGGCGCCATCAAGCTATGGAGCCAGCCCGGTACCGGGTCGACCTTCACGCTGTCCCTCCCGGTTTATGAGGACGAGGATGACGCGATCGAGGAATCCGCAGACGGCCCGCAAGCAGATCAACCCACACCCCGCAAAGACGCGACCAACCAAGCCCCGCCGCACGCACCAACCAGCCGCTTACGCGAGGAGCGTCAAGCGACTACACGAGAGGAACATGTACGTCGATGA
- a CDS encoding phosphoglyceromutase encodes MSGETSNQANGATLILLRHGESQWNAKNLFTGWVDVDLTEKGRSEAQRGGELLAQQGLLPDILFTSLLRRAINTAHLALDTADRLWIPVVRDWRLNERHYGALQGLDKAETKAKYGEDQFMAWRRSYDTPPPPIERGSHYSQDQDPRYADIGGGPLTECLADVVARFVPYYEEAIVPELRAGKTVLVAAHGNSLRALVKYLDGISDEEIVGLNIPTGIPLRYDLDENLKPITAGGVYLDPEAAAAGAAAVANQGAK; translated from the coding sequence ATGAGCGGCGAGACCTCCAATCAGGCAAACGGAGCCACCCTTATCCTGCTGCGCCACGGTGAGAGCCAGTGGAATGCGAAGAACCTGTTCACCGGCTGGGTCGACGTCGACCTGACCGAAAAGGGCAGATCAGAGGCCCAGCGCGGTGGTGAGCTGCTGGCTCAGCAGGGGCTGCTGCCGGACATTCTGTTCACCTCGCTGCTGCGCCGCGCCATCAACACCGCGCATTTGGCCCTCGACACGGCTGATCGGCTCTGGATTCCGGTGGTGCGGGACTGGCGCCTCAACGAGCGTCACTACGGTGCGCTGCAGGGTCTGGACAAGGCCGAAACCAAGGCCAAGTACGGCGAGGACCAGTTCATGGCCTGGCGCCGCAGCTACGACACCCCGCCGCCGCCCATCGAGCGGGGCAGCCACTACAGCCAGGATCAGGATCCTCGCTACGCCGACATCGGCGGTGGACCGCTCACCGAATGCCTGGCCGACGTGGTGGCACGATTCGTGCCGTACTACGAAGAGGCCATTGTGCCGGAACTCCGTGCGGGTAAGACCGTTCTGGTTGCCGCCCACGGTAATTCGCTGCGGGCCCTGGTGAAGTACCTCGACGGGATCTCCGACGAGGAGATCGTGGGACTGAACATCCCCACGGGTATTCCGTTGCGGTATGACCTTGACGAGAACCTCAAACCGATCACGGCAGGTGGGGTTTACCTGGATCCGGAGGCCGCTGCGGCAGGAGCCGCGGCGGTAGCCAATCAGGGCGCCAAATAA
- a CDS encoding phthiocerol/phthiodiolone dimycocerosyl transferase family protein yields MPELLTSRVLAPSESVFVVSGTTVAQHCYGTGALEDVALEGALDDLVGMYPLLRGRIHMSRKGFELRFTGRERPAVVFWDVSDADIGDYVMSGNSALPVGQVCALHVYRSGAKFRVTFLLHHAIADADAALAYLHDLWSLYTGRTRAVNGISGLMGAIAPHPIPASSETLLRARGYTESTSRQLMDLRPAYRGPERIWTAFRPRRAQRARIHLSVEQTDRLIEVGRTHGVTLNGLVSAALVLAEREISGKSELPVAVSSFVNLRSRIDPPVAPTEGTNVLGIAETILEVRRGSDALDLARHVIADIREGLRTTRIHQTAFVRGDIRRALALARRYFLLVPMGGWVPTFTAIQITNWGRVSDFATPDGVDITDFRCGVELHAVSAFIATRGVAMVEGRIYFITSYNGRLSIDFTKLVAGKDSARRIEQILQSEIEKLIPVKVFD; encoded by the coding sequence ATGCCCGAGCTGCTGACCTCACGCGTTCTCGCGCCTTCGGAGTCCGTGTTCGTCGTCTCGGGTACCACGGTGGCTCAACATTGCTATGGCACGGGCGCACTGGAGGATGTCGCACTTGAGGGGGCCCTCGACGACCTGGTGGGCATGTACCCGTTATTGCGCGGTCGAATACATATGTCGCGCAAAGGTTTTGAACTCCGATTCACGGGTCGCGAACGGCCCGCCGTCGTGTTCTGGGATGTCAGCGACGCCGACATCGGGGATTACGTCATGTCCGGGAACTCGGCGTTACCCGTTGGGCAGGTGTGTGCACTGCACGTCTACCGGTCGGGTGCGAAGTTCCGTGTGACGTTTCTTTTGCATCACGCCATCGCGGATGCCGATGCGGCCCTGGCGTACCTGCATGACTTGTGGAGTCTCTACACGGGGAGAACGCGCGCAGTCAACGGCATCAGCGGGTTGATGGGTGCGATAGCACCGCATCCCATTCCGGCGAGTTCGGAGACACTGCTGCGTGCGCGTGGCTACACCGAATCGACGTCCCGGCAGCTGATGGACCTTCGCCCCGCATACCGCGGGCCCGAACGGATCTGGACCGCGTTTCGGCCACGCCGTGCCCAACGGGCACGCATTCACCTGTCGGTGGAGCAGACCGATCGGCTCATTGAGGTGGGGCGTACGCACGGGGTCACGCTCAACGGGCTCGTCAGCGCTGCGTTGGTGCTCGCAGAGCGTGAGATTTCGGGGAAAAGCGAACTGCCTGTGGCGGTTTCCTCATTTGTGAATCTGCGCTCCCGGATTGATCCGCCGGTCGCGCCGACGGAGGGCACCAACGTGCTGGGCATTGCCGAGACGATCCTCGAGGTACGTCGAGGTAGCGACGCGCTTGACCTTGCCCGCCACGTCATCGCGGACATCCGCGAGGGCTTGCGAACCACCCGCATCCACCAAACCGCATTTGTCCGTGGCGATATCCGGCGGGCGCTGGCGCTGGCCAGACGGTACTTCCTGCTGGTGCCGATGGGAGGTTGGGTCCCGACCTTCACCGCCATCCAGATCACCAACTGGGGGCGCGTGTCGGATTTCGCAACACCAGACGGCGTAGATATCACCGATTTTCGTTGCGGCGTCGAGCTCCATGCCGTGAGCGCATTCATCGCGACGCGGGGCGTCGCGATGGTCGAGGGACGCATCTATTTCATCACCAGCTACAACGGGCGCCTGAGTATCGACTTCACCAAGCTCGTGGCGGGCAAGGATTCCGCGCGGCGAATCGAGCAGATACTGCAGTCCGAGATCGAGAAGTTAATTCCGGTAAAGGTTTTCGACTGA
- a CDS encoding flavin-containing monooxygenase, giving the protein MSDEPDHYVAVIGAGLAGFGIGLELRRRGIDDFVIYERMDGVGGTWRQNVYPGIGVDIPAQAYQFRHALNPEWTRFYAKGGEVLSYIERLYRENDVQRFVRFGSDVGARTWDEDAKVWRLRVNGQEVTARFVVVAAGPFPEPKPAELKGLDDFGGTVLRSAAWDHSVDLKGKRVAIIGTGASAVQIIPEIAREVGHLDVYQRTPIWVFPKIDPSMPAPVRALFRRIPRTQRLLQEGLEFIVGGALVYGVLNAGRLGNTPGALRWLLGNVSYRLQVPDKELRARLTPDYDFGCKRPATSNTYLPTFNRANVELVTDPIDTVTANGVRTAAGVEREIDALILATGFRLFFDPQVYRDRPVTGRDGFDLADFYQNHPPQSYHGFSIPGLPNSFNVFGQYGWTGGTYHSVVDTAAIHIGRVIGEAQRLGATDVEVRADAADAWTRDARSRYTYSLFQTGNCTTANSYYFDHNGESAYIRPQTTQAARRSSQAFPLDDYAFAGQVGPARTAAVAAIAE; this is encoded by the coding sequence ATGAGCGATGAACCCGACCACTATGTCGCTGTCATCGGAGCCGGGCTGGCCGGATTCGGTATCGGGTTGGAGCTGCGTCGGCGAGGTATCGACGACTTCGTCATCTACGAGCGTATGGACGGCGTCGGTGGTACCTGGCGTCAGAACGTCTATCCCGGTATCGGAGTGGACATTCCGGCACAGGCCTACCAGTTTCGTCATGCTCTGAACCCCGAGTGGACCAGGTTCTACGCCAAGGGCGGGGAGGTGCTCAGCTACATCGAGCGGCTGTACCGCGAGAACGACGTGCAGCGTTTCGTCAGATTCGGCAGTGACGTGGGCGCGCGCACCTGGGACGAGGACGCGAAGGTGTGGCGGCTTCGGGTCAACGGGCAGGAGGTGACGGCCAGATTCGTCGTCGTCGCGGCAGGCCCATTTCCCGAGCCCAAACCGGCCGAACTGAAGGGGCTTGACGACTTCGGTGGCACCGTCCTGCGTTCTGCGGCCTGGGACCACAGCGTGGATCTGAAGGGCAAGCGCGTCGCCATCATCGGCACCGGGGCCAGTGCTGTGCAGATCATTCCCGAGATCGCACGTGAAGTCGGCCATCTGGACGTATACCAACGGACCCCGATCTGGGTCTTCCCCAAGATCGATCCGAGCATGCCGGCGCCGGTGCGGGCGCTGTTCCGCCGGATACCGAGGACCCAGCGGTTGCTTCAGGAGGGCCTGGAATTCATCGTGGGCGGTGCGCTTGTCTACGGGGTGCTCAACGCCGGTCGCCTGGGCAACACCCCGGGGGCGCTGCGTTGGCTGCTCGGCAATGTCTCGTACCGACTGCAGGTGCCGGACAAGGAGTTACGGGCCAGGCTGACCCCCGACTACGACTTCGGGTGTAAGCGTCCTGCCACCTCCAACACCTATCTGCCGACCTTCAACCGGGCGAACGTGGAGCTGGTCACCGATCCGATCGACACCGTCACCGCTAACGGCGTCCGTACCGCTGCGGGCGTGGAGCGCGAGATCGATGCCTTGATCCTCGCCACCGGATTCCGGTTGTTCTTCGACCCGCAGGTGTACCGGGATCGGCCGGTGACCGGACGGGACGGCTTCGATCTCGCCGACTTCTATCAAAACCACCCACCACAGAGCTATCACGGCTTCTCGATTCCGGGATTGCCCAACAGTTTCAACGTCTTTGGGCAATATGGCTGGACCGGTGGCACCTACCACAGCGTGGTCGACACCGCCGCCATCCATATTGGGCGGGTCATCGGCGAGGCTCAACGGCTCGGGGCCACCGATGTCGAGGTGCGTGCCGACGCGGCCGACGCGTGGACCAGGGATGCGCGGTCGCGCTACACGTACTCGCTGTTCCAGACCGGTAACTGCACCACTGCCAACAGCTACTACTTCGACCACAACGGCGAATCCGCGTACATCAGGCCTCAGACCACGCAGGCCGCACGCCGTTCGTCGCAGGCGTTCCCGCTCGATGACTATGCCTTCGCCGGTCAGGTAGGGCCCGCCCGGACGGCCGCAGTGGCGGCAATCGCCGAATAA